The DNA region CTGCGCGGGGTGCTCGCCGAAGCCGGTGTCACCTTCGTGGGCCTGGACGGTCTGGACACGGAAGGACTGCCGGGCGCCGGTCACATCCTCCTGCTGGAGGCGACGGGCGAGGAGACGTACGACCTGGTCCGCGACAGCGTGGCCGGGCTGGGGCTCGGCCTGGTCCGTATGGAACAGCGGCGCCACCACATCGCCGAGGTCTTCCGGAGCGAGGCGGCCCCGCAGGCGGCCGCGGCCGCGACGGCCGGGGCAGTGACAGCAGAAGGGAAGCGGTCGTGATGAGCGCTGACACCAAGGCCGCCGCGTCCGGGAGCGACGCCTCGCAGATCCACAACATCGGATACCGCTCGTACGACGGCGTGCGGCTGGGGCGGGCCTACGCCCGCCGTTCGCTCTACTCGCAGTCCCTGCGCGGGTCCTTCGGGCTGGGGCGGTCCGCCAAGTCCAAGGTGCTGCCGATGCTGCTGTGCGGGGTGATGTGCCTGGTGGCGCTGATCATCGTCGCTGTCGCCATGGCCACACCCAACATGACGAAACTGCCGGTCAAGTACACCTCGTTCGCGATCTACCTACAGCCCGTGATCGGGCTCTTCGTCGCTTCGCAGGCCCCGCAGTCCGTGTCGAGGGACCTCCGCTTCAAGAGTGTGCCGCTGTACTTCTCGCGGCCGATCGAACGCGTCGACTACGTGCTCGCCAAGCTCGGCGCGATGGCGTCCGCCCTGCTCGTCCTCACCGGACTGCCACTGGTGATCCTCTACGTGGGCGCGCTGCTGGCCGAGTTCGACTTCGCCGACCAGACCAAGTGGTTCGGACAGGGGATGGTCTCCGTGGCCCTGCTGTCGGTGCTGTTCGCGGGCCTCGGACTCGTGGTCGCCGCGCTGACCCCGCGGCGCGGTTTCGGCGTCGCCGCGGTCATCGCCGTACTGACCATCACCTACGGAGCCGTCTCCACGGTCCAGGGCATCGCCTGGGCGACCGGATCGCCCGGGGCCGTGTCCTGGCTGGGCCTGTTCTCACCGATCACACTGATCGACGGGGTGCAGACCGCGTTCCTCGGGGCCTCCTCCGCCTTCCCCGGTGGCGAGGGACCGGGCGCGGCGGCCGGCGTGGTCTA from Streptomyces sp. NBC_01754 includes:
- a CDS encoding ABC transporter permease: MSADTKAAASGSDASQIHNIGYRSYDGVRLGRAYARRSLYSQSLRGSFGLGRSAKSKVLPMLLCGVMCLVALIIVAVAMATPNMTKLPVKYTSFAIYLQPVIGLFVASQAPQSVSRDLRFKSVPLYFSRPIERVDYVLAKLGAMASALLVLTGLPLVILYVGALLAEFDFADQTKWFGQGMVSVALLSVLFAGLGLVVAALTPRRGFGVAAVIAVLTITYGAVSTVQGIAWATGSPGAVSWLGLFSPITLIDGVQTAFLGASSAFPGGEGPGAAAGVVYLFVVLALVAGSYAVLMRRYRRVGL